The Acidimicrobiia bacterium genomic sequence TTGATGTGCTCGTAGGCATCGGGCCGTCGGGCGAGGGCCGACGTGTGGAGCCCCGCTTTGTGAGTGAACGCCGATGTCCCGACGTACGGACGGTGGGGGTCGAGGGTGATGTTGACGACTTCGGCCACGTGATGGGAGATCGGACCGAGCATTTCGAGGCGGCCCTCCGGCAAGACCGCCATCCCTTCCTTGAGGATCAGATCGGGGATGAGCGTCGACAGGTCGGTGTTGCCGGTCCGTTCTCCGTATCCGTTGATGCAACCCTGCACTTGCCTCACTCCGGCCCGGATGGCCGCCAGCGAAGACGCCACCGCAGTGCCGGCATCGTTGTGGAAGTGAACGCCGAGCTGAGCGTCCGGGAAGACCTGCTGAACGGCTGCAACGGTCTCGAGGATCTCGTGCGGCAGCGTTCCCCCGTTCGTGTCGCACAGCACCAGTCGTTCGGCGCCGGCGTCGAGCGCCACCCGGAGGGTCGTGAGGGCAAAGTCCGGGTTGCCGTGGAACCCGTCGAAGAAGTGCTCGGCGTCGAAGAACACCCGGCGGTCGTGGTCACGCAGAAAGGCGACCGACTCCGCCACCATCCGGGCGCCTTCGTCGAGGTCGGTCCGGAGCGCCTCTCGAACGTGGTAGTCCCAGGACTTGCCGACGATGCAGATTGCTTCGGTTTCGGCGGCGAGCAAGGCGGCAAGCTGGGCGTCGTCCTCAACCGATCCGCGCGGGCGTCTGGTCGAACCAAAGGCCACGAGGGTCGCGGTTGTGAAGTTCAGCTCCGAACGGGCCCGTCGGAAGAACTCGTCGTCCTTCGGGTTGGCGCCCGGCCAGCCGCCTTCGACGTACTGCACCCCGAGATTGTCGAGCAGGCCGGCAATGCGCAGCTTGTCGCCGACGGTCAGCGAGATGCCCTCCTGCTGTGAACCGTCCCGCAGCGTCGTGTCGTAGATCTCGAGTGTCATGTTGGCTCCCAAATGAAAAACCCCTCGCGCTGGGCGAAGGGTTGGTGGCGCATACCGATAGCAGGGTATGCGCTCAGTCGATAATGATGAAGGTGGCTGCAGCGGACATGTGGTGGGCAGTATGACTGATGCCCGACGTGGAGTCAATGCAATAGGGGATATCGGGGTCGCCCGAACGCGGACAGCCGGGACCCGCCGACGTCCGCATGGCAGCCAATCTGTCTCGTCCGACTGAATCTGTGCCT encodes the following:
- the cimA gene encoding citramalate synthase yields the protein MTLEIYDTTLRDGSQQEGISLTVGDKLRIAGLLDNLGVQYVEGGWPGANPKDDEFFRRARSELNFTTATLVAFGSTRRPRGSVEDDAQLAALLAAETEAICIVGKSWDYHVREALRTDLDEGARMVAESVAFLRDHDRRVFFDAEHFFDGFHGNPDFALTTLRVALDAGAERLVLCDTNGGTLPHEILETVAAVQQVFPDAQLGVHFHNDAGTAVASSLAAIRAGVRQVQGCINGYGERTGNTDLSTLIPDLILKEGMAVLPEGRLEMLGPISHHVAEVVNITLDPHRPYVGTSAFTHKAGLHTSALARRPDAYEHINPSLVGNASRMVVSELAGRASIASKAAELGLEMDDELAARVIEVVKEREHQGYHYEAADGSFELLVRKLAGWEQKYFELESFRVFTERRADEEVVAEATVKVIVDGERVVTTGEGVGPVHALDQALRSALRERFPQVSDLRLTDYRVRVLDSSDGTEASVRVLLETSDHTTLWGTIGVHENVIEASWEALTDGLILGLIRNAG